The segment ATTCCGGCGCGCCGCCCGAACGAGCCGGTCGGCGAGCCGCCGCCCGCGCCCGGCGTTTCGGTCATCGTGGCGGCCTACAACGAAGCCGGACGCATTGCCGGCAAGATTGACGACATCCTCGCCCAGGACTACGACGGGCCGCTTGAGATCATCGTCGCCTCCGACGCCTCGGACGACGGCATGGACGATGTCGCGCGGCGCTACGAGGACCGGGGCGTCCTGCTTGTGCGTCTGCCGGAGCGCGGCGGCAAGAGCGTCGCGCAAAACGCCGCCGTCGAAATCGCCCGCGGGGAGGTGCTGCTTTTCACCGACGCATCGGTGACGCTCGCCCCCGGCACGATCAAGGCCCTCATCGAGCGCCTGGCCGATCCGACCGTCGGGTGCGTGACCGGCGAGGACGCGAGCATTGCCGCGTCCGCCGGCGACGCGTCCGCGGGCGCGGGCCTTTACACGCGGTTCGAGAAGGCGGTGCGGCGTCTGGAAGAGGAAAATACGGGCACCTTGATCGGCGTATCCGGTTGCCTGTTCGCGGTGAGGCGCGAATTACGCCCGCCCGTGCCGCCCCAGGCGGTGGACGATCTTTTCGTGCCGATCCACGTGACCTGCCGGGGATATCGCGTGGTGGCGGAAAAGGGCGCGGTGGCGTACGTGCGCCGCACAAACGGGCTCGCGCAGGAATTTTCGCGCAAGGTCCGCACCTTCACGGGCGCGTTTTTTACCATGCCGGCGATTCGAAGGACGGAGGATCCCGTCGCGCTTGCACGCATCCGCCCGCACCTGTTCGCGCACAAGTACGCGCGTTGGCTTGGGCCGGCGTTTGCGCTCATGGCGCTCGCGGGATCGGGCCTGCTGGCGCCGCGCCACCCGCTGTTCGCGCTCGTCTTCGCTCTCCAGGCGGCCGGTTACGCGGGGGGTCTTATCGGGCTTTTCGCGCTGGCGCGCTCCGCGCGGGGCGAAGACGCGGGCACGCCCGGTCTTATCGCGAGGATCACGCGGCTGGCGGCATTTTTTCTCGTGGTGCAGGCGGCGGCGGCTTTCGCATGGTGGCGCTATTTCGCGGGCAAACCGTTCGTGGTGTGGACACCGACGAAACGCG is part of the bacterium genome and harbors:
- a CDS encoding glycosyltransferase, which codes for MRLFEMILATFAVAGLAGLAFPYLGYPLLLRLIPARRPNEPVGEPPPAPGVSVIVAAYNEAGRIAGKIDDILAQDYDGPLEIIVASDASDDGMDDVARRYEDRGVLLVRLPERGGKSVAQNAAVEIARGEVLLFTDASVTLAPGTIKALIERLADPTVGCVTGEDASIAASAGDASAGAGLYTRFEKAVRRLEEENTGTLIGVSGCLFAVRRELRPPVPPQAVDDLFVPIHVTCRGYRVVAEKGAVAYVRRTNGLAQEFSRKVRTFTGAFFTMPAIRRTEDPVALARIRPHLFAHKYARWLGPAFALMALAGSGLLAPRHPLFALVFALQAAGYAGGLIGLFALARSARGEDAGTPGLIARITRLAAFFLVVQAAAAFAWWRYFAGKPFVVWTPTKRAA